The following are from one region of the Chlamydiota bacterium genome:
- the pheA gene encoding prephenate dehydratase — protein MNLKKLRQKIDQIDRQLVDLFNQRTQIALEIGHQKLKNQQGIYAPERELRVYKNVLEQNRGPLPPTSLKAIFREVMSAALSVEKAIRVAYLGPVATFTHQASIQKFGSSVEYLPMEGIADVFLEVEKGRADYGVVPIENSTEGAVTHTLDVLMDSDLKICSEVLLKIRHSLLSNTSIEKIIKIYSNPQVFGQCRSWLREHLSKVDQIEVSSTSRAAEMASKEKGAAALASSLATQYYPIRMLAEGIEDFQKNVTRFLVVGSHAAQRTGRDKTSILFSVRDKVGALYEMLVPFKKHRINLTKIESRPSKKKVWEYCFYIDLVGHQDDAHVKAALKSLEKHCHFLKILGSYPEDSR, from the coding sequence ATGAACCTGAAAAAATTGAGACAGAAAATCGATCAAATTGATCGGCAATTAGTTGATTTATTTAATCAACGCACTCAAATTGCCCTAGAAATTGGTCATCAAAAATTGAAAAATCAGCAAGGGATTTATGCTCCCGAGAGGGAACTCCGTGTTTATAAAAATGTTTTGGAACAAAATAGAGGACCCTTGCCCCCGACGTCTCTTAAGGCTATTTTTCGTGAAGTCATGTCCGCTGCTCTCTCGGTTGAAAAGGCGATCCGTGTGGCTTATCTTGGACCGGTGGCAACCTTTACTCATCAGGCCTCCATTCAGAAATTTGGGTCTTCAGTAGAATATCTTCCCATGGAAGGGATTGCAGATGTATTCTTGGAAGTTGAAAAGGGAAGAGCGGATTATGGTGTTGTCCCCATTGAAAACTCTACAGAAGGGGCTGTCACGCATACTTTAGATGTATTGATGGATTCCGATCTTAAAATATGCTCTGAAGTTTTATTAAAAATTCGTCACTCTTTGCTTTCAAATACGTCGATCGAGAAGATTATTAAAATTTATTCCAATCCTCAAGTCTTTGGACAATGTCGAAGCTGGTTAAGAGAACATTTATCTAAAGTGGATCAAATCGAGGTTTCAAGCACTTCTAGGGCTGCCGAAATGGCCTCGAAAGAAAAGGGCGCCGCCGCTCTTGCCAGCAGCCTGGCCACTCAATATTACCCCATTCGCATGTTAGCAGAAGGGATTGAAGATTTTCAAAAAAATGTCACCCGATTTTTAGTGGTGGGTTCTCATGCGGCTCAGCGAACAGGTCGTGACAAAACCTCTATTCTTTTTTCTGTTCGAGATAAAGTAGGGGCTCTCTATGAAATGCTGGTTCCTTTTAAGAAGCATCGCATCAATTTGACAAAGATTGAATCGAGACCTTCGAAAAAGAAAGTTTGGGAATATTGTTTTTACATTGATTTGGTAGGGCATCAGGATGATGCGCATGTGAAGGCAGCATTAAAATCCCTGGAAAAGCATTGTCATTTTCTGAAAATTCTAGGAAGTTACCCAGAAGACAGTAGGTAG
- the trpS gene encoding tryptophan--tRNA ligase — protein MERVLSGTRPTDRLHLGNFLGAIENWKKLESQIGTRFDECFFMIADWHALTTEYEHPEHLRENIRQVAIDYISSGLNPEKSTLFIQSHVKEHAELHLLLSMLTPLAWLERNPTYKEQLQEMKEKDLKTYGFLGYPILQTSDILAYRATTVPVGMDQLPHLELSREMVRRFNFIYRKKVFPEPQSVLTEIPKLLGIDGRKMSKSYGNAIYLSDSQPVLKKKIMSTLTDPARKLRTDKGTPEVCTVYSYHQIYSKPELDTIAHECREALRGCTDCKMNLFKNMAPTLQPIHEKRLQLETEPKKLDEILKKGTEKARSFAERTLKEVREVMGL, from the coding sequence ATGGAACGCGTTTTAAGTGGCACACGGCCGACGGATCGCCTACATTTAGGCAATTTTTTGGGTGCGATTGAAAATTGGAAAAAACTTGAAAGTCAGATTGGAACACGTTTTGACGAGTGTTTCTTCATGATTGCTGATTGGCATGCCCTGACGACAGAGTACGAACATCCCGAGCACCTTCGTGAAAATATTCGACAGGTGGCCATTGATTATATCAGTTCAGGGCTCAATCCTGAAAAATCCACCCTTTTTATTCAATCCCATGTCAAAGAACATGCGGAACTTCATCTCCTTCTTTCAATGCTCACCCCTTTAGCCTGGTTGGAAAGAAATCCAACTTATAAAGAGCAACTTCAGGAGATGAAAGAAAAAGATCTTAAAACCTACGGTTTTTTAGGATACCCCATCTTACAAACCTCGGATATTTTAGCTTATCGGGCAACCACAGTTCCTGTAGGGATGGATCAGCTCCCTCATCTTGAGCTGTCCCGAGAAATGGTGCGCCGATTTAATTTTATTTATCGAAAAAAGGTTTTTCCAGAACCTCAAAGTGTTTTAACCGAGATTCCAAAATTATTGGGAATTGACGGGCGCAAAATGAGTAAAAGCTATGGCAATGCAATTTATCTATCAGATTCCCAGCCCGTTCTTAAAAAGAAAATTATGTCGACCTTAACGGATCCGGCAAGAAAATTGAGGACGGATAAAGGAACACCGGAGGTCTGTACCGTTTATTCTTATCATCAAATCTACAGTAAACCTGAACTGGATACCATTGCCCATGAATGTCGAGAAGCGCTTCGCGGGTGCACCGATTGCAAAATGAATCTTTTTAAAAATATGGCGCCTACTCTTCAGCCCATCCATGAAAAACGCTTGCAACTAGAGACGGAACCTAAAAAACTCGATGAAATTCTGAAGAAGGGAACTGAAAAGGCCAGGTCTTTTGCCGAGCGAACTTTGAAAGAAGTCAGGGAAGTGATGGGGCTTTAA
- the scpB gene encoding SMC-Scp complex subunit ScpB, protein MKSILESILMVAAEPVSLQDIQETFEGEMEISSLEILAFIEELKIEYLSQMRGYQITEVAGKYQLCTDPQNAQWVKKFLQAAHAEGLSKPALETLAIIAYRQPLTKLEMEGIRGVNVDGVLKKLTDKGLIRTRGKKDIMGHPFLYVTTERFLEYFGLKSLEDLPQKQELSFKKTNGISERLEHEPEKIETENRSN, encoded by the coding sequence GTGAAATCAATTCTTGAATCCATCTTGATGGTGGCGGCAGAACCTGTCTCTCTTCAAGATATTCAAGAGACCTTTGAAGGAGAAATGGAAATCTCTTCCCTAGAGATTTTAGCCTTCATTGAAGAATTAAAAATAGAATACCTTTCTCAAATGAGAGGCTATCAAATTACGGAAGTGGCAGGTAAATATCAATTGTGTACGGATCCTCAGAATGCCCAGTGGGTTAAGAAATTTTTACAAGCGGCTCATGCTGAAGGTCTTTCGAAACCAGCCTTGGAGACCCTTGCTATTATTGCCTATCGCCAGCCCCTGACCAAACTTGAGATGGAAGGGATTCGGGGGGTCAATGTGGACGGGGTCCTAAAAAAATTAACAGACAAGGGACTCATTCGTACACGGGGAAAAAAGGATATCATGGGTCATCCGTTTCTTTATGTAACAACGGAAAGATTCTTAGAATATTTTGGTTTAAAAAGTTTAGAAGATCTTCCTCAGAAACAAGAGCTTTCTTTTAAAAAGACGAATGGAATTTCCGAAAGGCTTGAGCATGAACCTGAAAAAATTGAGACAGAAAATCGATCAAATTGA
- a CDS encoding segregation/condensation protein A, whose amino-acid sequence MMIQCKVKLDIFEGPLDLLLYLVKKSEVDIYHIPIVEITDQYLKYLDLMKTLDLEIAGEFLWMAANLIYLKSKMLLPIEQQEEEEEDEEFDPHSELIRQLIEYKKFKEAADGLKKMEEARSLYFPREATPEMDSHDFAADLGEVSIFDLLNAFSKILEKVQIRENLNKLFEEEVSVEGKILMIEEMLSSRFSFVLEDFFSGNVSRMELVATFLAVLELIRLKRIRVTQDNNFGNIFVQRAVDIKQLEARG is encoded by the coding sequence ATCATGATTCAGTGCAAAGTAAAACTAGATATTTTCGAAGGACCACTGGACCTCTTGCTTTATTTGGTCAAGAAGTCAGAGGTCGATATTTACCATATTCCGATTGTAGAGATTACGGATCAGTATTTAAAATATCTTGATTTGATGAAAACCTTAGACCTTGAGATTGCGGGGGAGTTTTTGTGGATGGCGGCAAATTTAATTTATTTAAAAAGCAAAATGCTTCTTCCCATTGAGCAGCAGGAAGAAGAGGAGGAGGATGAAGAATTTGATCCACACTCGGAATTAATCCGTCAGCTCATCGAATATAAGAAATTTAAAGAAGCGGCGGATGGATTAAAAAAAATGGAGGAAGCCCGGAGCCTTTACTTTCCAAGGGAAGCAACCCCTGAGATGGATTCCCATGACTTTGCTGCTGATTTAGGAGAAGTCAGTATTTTTGACCTTTTGAATGCCTTTTCTAAAATTCTTGAGAAGGTTCAAATTCGGGAGAATTTAAACAAACTTTTCGAAGAAGAGGTCTCGGTCGAAGGGAAAATTCTGATGATAGAGGAAATGCTCTCTTCGCGTTTTTCATTTGTTCTCGAAGATTTTTTTTCCGGAAATGTTTCTCGCATGGAACTGGTTGCAACTTTTCTGGCTGTTCTTGAGCTGATACGTCTCAAAAGAATCAGAGTGACTCAAGATAACAATTTTGGCAATATCTTTGTCCAAAGGGCAGTTGATATAAAACAGCTAGAAGCTAGAGGCTAG